The following proteins are encoded in a genomic region of Synechococcus sp. ROS8604:
- the sppA gene encoding signal peptide peptidase SppA encodes MIWPWRRKSRRTMARIAIEGAITGSTRRRILKALKEVQDREFPALLLRIDSPGGTVGDSQEIHAALLRLREKGCHVVASFGNISASGGVYVGVAAETIVSNPGTITGSIGVILRGNNLSKLLDRVGVKFETVKSGAFKDILSPDRALGAEERELLQALIDSSYEQFVAAVAEGRKLDPSRVREFADGRVFSGAQAKDLGLVDELGDEERARVLAAQLADLDEERCRVVTLGKPRKPLLQGLSGSHLLARIQELVTVEMELSGQPLWLFRP; translated from the coding sequence ATGATCTGGCCCTGGCGCCGCAAGTCCCGGCGAACGATGGCGAGGATCGCCATTGAGGGGGCGATCACTGGCTCCACGCGCCGTCGCATCCTTAAAGCCCTGAAGGAGGTTCAGGATCGGGAATTCCCTGCACTCTTGCTGCGGATTGATAGTCCTGGAGGGACTGTTGGCGACAGTCAGGAGATTCATGCTGCCTTGCTCAGGCTGCGGGAAAAAGGCTGTCACGTTGTTGCCAGCTTCGGAAATATTTCTGCTTCTGGTGGGGTTTATGTGGGTGTTGCTGCAGAAACGATCGTGTCCAATCCAGGCACGATCACCGGTTCCATCGGTGTGATTCTTCGCGGCAACAACCTGTCCAAATTGCTGGATCGTGTTGGTGTCAAATTTGAAACGGTGAAGAGCGGTGCTTTCAAAGACATCCTTTCTCCGGATCGTGCCCTTGGCGCAGAAGAACGTGAGCTGCTGCAAGCCTTGATTGACAGCAGCTACGAGCAATTTGTGGCGGCCGTTGCCGAAGGACGAAAGCTGGATCCCAGCCGTGTCCGCGAGTTTGCTGACGGTCGGGTGTTCAGCGGTGCGCAGGCCAAAGATCTTGGGCTTGTGGATGAATTGGGGGACGAAGAGCGCGCAAGAGTGCTTGCGGCACAGTTGGCTGATCTGGATGAGGAGCGCTGCCGCGTGGTGACCCTTGGAAAACCCCGCAAGCCCTTGCTGCAAGGGTTGTCAGGGTCCCATTTGCTTGCACGCATTCAGGAGCTCGTTACGGTTGAGATGGAGCTCAGCGGTCAACCTTTGTGGTTGTTTCGGCCATGA
- a CDS encoding DMT family transporter, with protein MGSLRRGLLMVLPFVLWGTAMTAMAPLVSTGGPILVSCLRLLPAGIVVIAFVPLLGRSLAIDPGDRGWFLLFTLVDALLFQICLARGLEGTGAGLGSVLIDSQPLMVALLARWLFAETINPIGWMGLVLGLMGIVCLGVPQPLLRHWWLLGEGVSFQSGWQAGTGWMLAAAIAMAVGTVLSRFACRNSDPVAVTGWHMLLGGLPLLVWHGLDGAFPLIPPWSALAWTQMAYASLMGSAVAYALFFWFANREDLTGFTTLGFLTPVFALASGGLLLQERLNTLQWLAVVLVLISVVLVSQRKRLWEPVALVNNPQQSDLGA; from the coding sequence ATGGGATCTCTCCGCCGAGGGCTGCTGATGGTCCTTCCGTTCGTCCTCTGGGGAACGGCCATGACAGCGATGGCTCCTCTGGTCAGCACAGGAGGGCCGATTCTGGTCTCCTGCTTGAGGCTGCTGCCGGCTGGAATCGTTGTGATCGCCTTTGTTCCGCTCCTCGGGCGTTCCTTAGCGATTGATCCTGGAGATCGGGGTTGGTTTCTCCTGTTCACCCTGGTTGATGCCCTGCTCTTTCAGATCTGTCTTGCCCGCGGACTCGAAGGCACGGGCGCGGGCCTCGGCTCCGTGCTGATTGATTCTCAGCCCTTGATGGTTGCCCTGCTTGCCCGCTGGCTCTTTGCCGAAACGATCAATCCCATCGGTTGGATGGGATTGGTTCTCGGCCTGATGGGAATTGTCTGTCTGGGGGTCCCCCAACCGCTACTGCGGCACTGGTGGCTCTTGGGTGAGGGGGTGTCCTTTCAATCCGGTTGGCAGGCTGGAACTGGTTGGATGTTGGCGGCTGCCATTGCGATGGCTGTCGGCACCGTTCTGAGTCGATTCGCCTGCCGAAACAGTGATCCTGTAGCCGTCACGGGATGGCACATGCTGCTGGGAGGACTCCCCTTGCTGGTTTGGCATGGTCTCGACGGAGCGTTCCCCTTGATTCCTCCTTGGTCCGCGTTGGCTTGGACGCAGATGGCCTATGCATCGCTGATGGGGAGTGCCGTGGCCTACGCACTCTTTTTCTGGTTTGCCAATCGTGAGGACCTCACAGGGTTCACCACACTGGGATTTCTTACACCCGTGTTTGCGCTGGCGTCTGGGGGCCTGCTGTTGCAAGAACGACTCAACACCCTGCAATGGTTAGCGGTGGTTTTGGTCCTGATTTCCGTCGTGCTGGTGAGCCAACGCAAACGACTCTGGGAGCCGGTTGCTCTCGTGAATAACCCCCAGCAAAGCGATCTCGGCGCATGA
- a CDS encoding glycosyltransferase — MSTPPLDLVLVSTPIGHLGSGRGGGVELTLSSLLRGLAARGHRITLVAPEGSVAPDDCPGLLLHTAGGSDQPSWQHAARAASVQIPCDGVLPHLWDLALSLGEDADAVINFSYDWLPLWLTPHAKSSLFHLVSMGSVSRAMDEVISQLARWDQRRMSFHTQRQADDFSLTSPPSIVGNGFDLTRYQLQLNLDGPLGWAGRIAPEKGLEDAAAVAAALGETLLVWGLVEDAGYAQSVEAAVPPGTLDWRGFQPTHRLQQELGCCRALLNTPKWNEAYGNVVVEAMACGVPVVAYDRGGPGELIQDGVTGWLVPPDDLEALTMASSKVDQIDRQACRRWVEQNASHTVFAQRVEAWIRQGLSAGNGTIAPCR, encoded by the coding sequence ATGAGCACCCCTCCCCTTGATTTAGTTCTTGTCAGCACACCCATCGGTCACTTGGGCAGTGGACGCGGTGGCGGGGTGGAACTGACGCTCAGCTCGTTGTTGCGCGGTCTTGCCGCAAGGGGGCATCGGATCACCCTGGTCGCCCCTGAGGGGTCGGTTGCCCCTGACGACTGCCCTGGACTCCTCCTGCACACCGCAGGGGGCAGCGACCAACCCAGCTGGCAACATGCCGCAAGAGCTGCTTCCGTTCAAATTCCATGCGATGGCGTGCTTCCCCATCTATGGGATCTGGCGTTGTCCTTAGGCGAAGACGCCGATGCGGTCATCAACTTCAGCTACGACTGGTTACCTCTCTGGCTCACTCCCCATGCGAAGTCCTCGTTATTTCATCTCGTGAGCATGGGTTCTGTCTCGCGGGCGATGGATGAGGTCATCTCTCAACTCGCCCGCTGGGACCAGAGGCGAATGTCCTTCCATACCCAACGGCAGGCGGATGATTTTTCCCTGACCAGTCCACCCTCCATCGTGGGCAATGGCTTTGACCTCACCCGTTACCAGTTGCAGTTGAACCTCGATGGCCCACTGGGTTGGGCCGGTCGCATCGCGCCTGAAAAAGGTCTCGAAGATGCCGCAGCCGTTGCCGCAGCTCTTGGAGAAACGCTTCTGGTGTGGGGCTTGGTCGAAGATGCTGGCTATGCGCAATCAGTCGAAGCAGCCGTGCCTCCCGGAACCCTTGATTGGCGTGGTTTTCAGCCAACACACCGCCTTCAGCAGGAGCTTGGATGCTGCCGCGCCCTCCTGAATACGCCCAAGTGGAATGAGGCCTACGGCAACGTGGTGGTTGAGGCCATGGCCTGCGGAGTCCCTGTTGTGGCCTATGACCGCGGCGGTCCTGGCGAGCTGATTCAAGACGGCGTCACGGGATGGCTGGTGCCACCGGATGATCTCGAGGCCCTCACAATGGCCAGCAGCAAGGTTGATCAAATCGATCGACAAGCTTGTCGCCGTTGGGTGGAGCAAAACGCCAGCCACACAGTGTTTGCGCAACGCGTAGAGGCTTGGATCAGGCAGGGCCTCTCTGCAGGAAATGGCACGATCGCCCCATGTCGATAG
- a CDS encoding glycosyltransferase family 39 protein, which produces MSIVNAPTDARISPRQRSRGLLLILALGLALGCWQLGGTGLVDETPPLFAAAGRAMARTGDWLTPRVNGLPRFDKPPLVYWLMGLGYSLPANELWDPLGTWAGRLPSALASVATMLMLGDTLMVHPSAEDSHPRRTAVAAALAFALSPLVQLWSRTAVSDALLSGTLALSLLCQWRCYATGHSRRWWLAWVLLATAVLTKGPVAVVLSGMTLALFALMRRDLKGLWRCIKPIRGLAITALISLPWYVAELLVEGQPFWDSFFGYHNLQRFTSVVNSHLQPWWFFGVILVVASLPFTPLLLLGLAQTLHPSNLKRAFSSSQPTATLSLQSFASCWLLSILLLFTTAATKLPSYWLPATPAAAILIALAARSSGQQIRRPLDWAWGATILLTFVLAVGFWSSSIWVPLIDDPEMPTLPAELLASRLVLRAAVCFSVAVVLGLWMIRRKASGRLLAVQGPLVVFQLIALIPMIGLGDRVRQLPVRQAAATMLRVQKPSEPLAMVGAMKPSLHFYTQQVVVYEGRSDSALVNLSDRLSHEQRRGWVGHPIDAKEGSPTVLIVIDSGTLERPYWKGLDPLVLGEFGIYRVVRIDRAKLNRRADELQDDGVELTWKTPRPERY; this is translated from the coding sequence ATGTCGATAGTCAACGCCCCCACCGACGCACGGATCTCGCCACGACAGCGCAGCCGGGGGCTGCTGCTGATCTTGGCGCTTGGCCTTGCCTTGGGCTGTTGGCAACTGGGGGGCACCGGTCTTGTCGATGAGACCCCGCCGCTGTTTGCAGCCGCGGGTCGTGCCATGGCACGCACGGGGGACTGGTTAACGCCTCGGGTCAATGGATTACCCCGATTCGACAAACCGCCCCTGGTGTATTGGCTCATGGGTCTGGGGTACTCGCTCCCCGCCAATGAGCTCTGGGATCCACTCGGAACCTGGGCCGGCAGGCTTCCCTCGGCCCTCGCGAGTGTGGCCACCATGTTGATGCTTGGGGACACCTTGATGGTGCATCCAAGTGCAGAGGACAGCCATCCACGCCGCACTGCGGTAGCAGCAGCACTGGCCTTTGCGCTCTCTCCCTTGGTGCAGCTATGGAGTCGTACCGCCGTCAGTGATGCCCTGCTCAGCGGCACCCTCGCCCTCAGCCTGCTTTGCCAGTGGCGTTGTTACGCCACTGGCCACTCGCGGAGATGGTGGCTTGCCTGGGTTCTGCTCGCCACAGCCGTTCTCACAAAAGGGCCTGTCGCCGTCGTCCTCAGTGGCATGACCCTGGCCCTTTTTGCGCTGATGCGCCGAGACCTCAAGGGCCTATGGCGCTGCATCAAACCGATCCGCGGCCTTGCGATCACCGCGTTGATCAGCCTCCCTTGGTACGTCGCAGAACTGCTGGTCGAAGGCCAACCTTTTTGGGACAGTTTTTTTGGCTATCACAACCTTCAACGCTTCACGTCAGTCGTGAATAGCCACCTTCAACCCTGGTGGTTCTTTGGGGTGATTTTGGTTGTGGCATCCCTGCCCTTCACCCCCCTGTTGCTGCTTGGGCTGGCGCAAACCCTGCATCCTTCCAATCTCAAGCGGGCGTTTTCATCCAGCCAACCCACCGCAACACTGTCTCTCCAGAGTTTTGCCAGCTGCTGGCTTCTCTCCATCCTTCTGCTGTTCACCACAGCGGCAACGAAGCTTCCGAGCTACTGGTTACCGGCCACACCGGCTGCTGCCATTCTCATCGCCCTCGCAGCAAGGTCCTCAGGACAACAAATCCGCCGCCCTTTGGATTGGGCCTGGGGCGCCACCATCTTGCTCACGTTTGTTTTGGCGGTGGGGTTCTGGAGTTCCTCAATCTGGGTTCCCCTCATCGATGATCCCGAGATGCCCACGCTGCCTGCCGAACTGCTCGCAAGCCGCTTGGTGCTCAGGGCAGCGGTGTGCTTCTCGGTCGCTGTCGTTTTGGGGCTCTGGATGATCAGGCGGAAGGCCTCCGGTCGCCTCCTTGCCGTTCAGGGACCGCTGGTGGTGTTCCAGCTCATTGCCCTCATCCCCATGATTGGCTTAGGCGATCGCGTGCGTCAGCTTCCCGTCCGTCAGGCAGCAGCCACGATGCTGCGCGTCCAGAAACCCTCCGAACCCCTGGCGATGGTGGGAGCCATGAAGCCCTCTCTGCACTTCTACACCCAGCAGGTGGTCGTGTACGAGGGACGCTCAGATTCCGCCCTGGTCAATCTTTCGGATCGATTGAGTCATGAACAGCGCCGTGGCTGGGTGGGACATCCGATCGATGCCAAGGAAGGGTCTCCGACCGTTCTGATCGTGATTGATTCGGGAACCTTGGAACGTCCTTATTGGAAAGGGCTCGATCCCCTAGTGCTTGGCGAATTCGGGATCTACAGAGTCGTGCGCATCGACAGGGCCAAGTTGAATCGTCGAGCTGACGAGCTTCAAGACGATGGCGTCGAGCTGACCTGGAAGACACCCCGGCCCGAGCGGTATTGA
- a CDS encoding DUF721 domain-containing protein codes for MGRAPRSQRRRFGLGEVLVPPPPPPVQPLVECLDSLRSTWRREGSLAALWQDWPQLAGRPLADHCRPLNLSHGVLTVGARHPQWRQALQYSKPQLLAAVRSAGHAVRDLRIQQHHPSPAPDLESEESVWARHPSRIDVHGMDSCPCCQSPAPAGEMALWGHCGFCRRLKLSELQSSP; via the coding sequence ATGGGACGAGCACCTCGATCCCAACGGCGCCGATTTGGTCTGGGAGAGGTGTTGGTGCCGCCGCCACCGCCGCCGGTTCAGCCCCTTGTGGAGTGCCTCGACTCCCTACGCAGCACCTGGAGACGGGAGGGGTCGCTAGCTGCGCTTTGGCAGGACTGGCCCCAATTGGCGGGGCGTCCCCTGGCCGATCACTGCAGGCCTTTGAATTTGAGCCATGGGGTTCTCACGGTGGGGGCTCGCCACCCGCAATGGCGGCAGGCTTTGCAGTACAGCAAGCCTCAACTTTTGGCGGCCGTGCGCAGTGCTGGCCATGCCGTGCGTGATCTGAGGATCCAGCAACACCACCCCTCTCCTGCGCCAGATTTAGAGAGCGAGGAGAGTGTTTGGGCTCGCCATCCAAGTCGAATTGATGTGCATGGAATGGATTCATGCCCTTGCTGCCAAAGCCCAGCCCCTGCAGGAGAGATGGCGCTCTGGGGTCACTGCGGGTTTTGTCGACGATTGAAGCTGTCAGAGCTGCAGAGTTCGCCCTAG
- a CDS encoding PspA/IM30 family protein gives MGFFDRLSRLLRANLNDLVSKAEDPVKILDQAVSDMQDDLVKLRQAVAMAIASQKRLKNQAEQAESQARTWYERAELALKKNEDDLAREALTRRKTFQETATSLGSQVQAQGAQVETLKKSLVALEGKIAEARTKKDMLKARAQAAQAQQQLQSAVGSMGTNSAMAAFERMEDKVQSLEASSQAAAELAGADLDSQFAALEGGDDVDDELAALRKQVEGGAEAAALPAADSEVKPVKVEEVDADLEELRRSIDKL, from the coding sequence ATGGGTTTCTTCGACCGGCTTAGCCGTCTGCTGCGCGCCAACCTCAATGATCTCGTTAGCAAAGCGGAGGATCCCGTCAAGATCCTCGATCAAGCCGTCTCCGACATGCAAGACGACCTGGTCAAGCTCCGACAGGCTGTTGCCATGGCGATCGCCAGTCAAAAACGGCTCAAGAATCAAGCAGAGCAGGCCGAGTCTCAAGCCCGTACCTGGTACGAGCGCGCCGAACTTGCCCTCAAGAAAAACGAGGATGACCTGGCACGCGAAGCCCTGACGCGTCGCAAAACCTTCCAAGAAACGGCCACATCCCTTGGCAGCCAAGTTCAGGCCCAAGGGGCTCAAGTAGAAACCCTCAAAAAAAGCCTGGTCGCTCTAGAGGGAAAGATTGCAGAGGCTCGAACCAAGAAAGACATGCTCAAAGCCCGGGCTCAAGCCGCCCAGGCCCAACAGCAGCTCCAGAGCGCTGTTGGCAGCATGGGAACGAATTCAGCCATGGCGGCCTTCGAGCGCATGGAAGACAAGGTTCAATCTCTGGAAGCCAGCAGCCAAGCGGCCGCTGAACTCGCCGGCGCGGACCTTGATAGCCAGTTCGCGGCGCTGGAAGGTGGCGACGATGTGGACGACGAACTTGCCGCTCTGAGAAAGCAGGTGGAGGGAGGCGCAGAGGCTGCCGCTCTGCCCGCAGCCGATTCCGAGGTGAAACCCGTCAAGGTGGAAGAGGTGGATGCCGATCTGGAGGAGCTGCGGCGATCTATCGACAAACTGTGA
- the trxA gene encoding thioredoxin has translation MSSAVSDFTDAAFEQEVLAASTTVLVDFWAPWCGPCRLMAPLMDWAAETYAERLLVGKLEVDGNPITRDGFKVQGIPTLILFRNGQEIARHEGAIARPQLQAFLDAHL, from the coding sequence GTGTCTTCAGCTGTTTCCGACTTCACAGATGCAGCGTTCGAGCAGGAGGTGTTGGCTGCATCCACGACCGTTTTGGTTGACTTCTGGGCCCCATGGTGTGGCCCCTGCAGGTTGATGGCACCGTTGATGGACTGGGCTGCTGAGACCTACGCCGAACGCCTTTTGGTTGGAAAACTAGAAGTGGATGGCAATCCGATCACCCGCGATGGCTTCAAGGTTCAAGGCATTCCAACCCTGATCCTGTTCCGCAACGGCCAGGAAATCGCTCGACACGAAGGGGCCATTGCCCGTCCTCAGCTGCAAGCCTTCCTGGATGCTCACCTCTAA
- a CDS encoding aminotransferase class I/II-fold pyridoxal phosphate-dependent enzyme, with translation MLTSKRLARLGSGVFDRNDQRKRLYQLGDAQQQQPLLDLSLGCTDLLPPLAAVQAMGDLLQEPRSAAYCLHAATASFREAAAAWCEQRLGVAVDPEREVLLLVGSQEGTAHLPLTVLDPGDQALILDPSYPSHRGGLELADASIQTLPLTPERAWAPDFKAMTESQWDQLRLLILGFPHNPTACVGEQSWLDEAMHQGQHHDLVIAHDNPYLDLALEGEAPSLLRCPHWRERGIEFFSLSKGWCLGGFRLAFAIGAEPLITALRQAKSVIDFNQCQALQQGAVVALSEHADWPANLLPIYRERRDRTRAALAALGWSIPLPTMALYLWMPLPAWARSKGWGDEQMATQLLEHCGVVVTPGSGFGEAGRDWLRLALVRPADELEAAVARLAPWWQQQC, from the coding sequence ATGCTCACCTCTAAGCGTCTGGCCCGGCTCGGCAGCGGCGTGTTTGATCGCAACGATCAGCGCAAGCGCTTGTACCAGCTCGGGGACGCCCAACAACAGCAACCGCTGCTCGACCTTTCCCTGGGATGCACCGATCTGCTTCCCCCTCTGGCCGCCGTCCAGGCCATGGGGGACCTTCTGCAGGAGCCCAGAAGCGCGGCGTACTGTTTGCACGCGGCAACGGCCTCATTTCGAGAGGCCGCCGCGGCCTGGTGTGAGCAGCGTCTGGGTGTGGCGGTGGATCCTGAGCGAGAGGTTCTTCTCCTGGTTGGATCTCAAGAGGGAACCGCCCATTTACCCCTGACGGTGTTGGATCCAGGGGATCAAGCCCTGATTCTTGATCCGTCTTACCCCTCCCATCGCGGAGGCCTTGAATTAGCCGATGCCTCGATCCAGACCCTGCCCCTCACGCCGGAGCGAGCTTGGGCACCGGACTTCAAAGCGATGACAGAGAGTCAGTGGGATCAACTGCGTTTATTGATTCTGGGTTTTCCCCATAACCCCACAGCCTGCGTTGGCGAACAATCCTGGCTTGATGAAGCGATGCATCAGGGCCAACACCATGATCTGGTCATCGCCCACGACAATCCCTATCTAGACCTAGCGCTTGAGGGAGAAGCACCGTCCCTTTTGCGTTGTCCCCACTGGCGCGAACGCGGGATCGAATTCTTTTCGCTGTCCAAGGGGTGGTGCTTGGGGGGGTTTCGTCTGGCATTCGCCATCGGAGCCGAACCCCTGATTACGGCCTTGAGGCAAGCCAAAAGCGTGATCGATTTCAATCAATGTCAGGCGCTGCAGCAGGGAGCTGTTGTGGCCCTCTCGGAGCACGCTGATTGGCCAGCCAATCTCCTTCCCATCTATCGAGAACGGCGCGATCGCACGCGCGCTGCACTGGCTGCTCTTGGATGGTCGATCCCATTGCCAACCATGGCCCTTTATCTCTGGATGCCCCTCCCAGCCTGGGCCCGCTCAAAAGGATGGGGAGACGAGCAGATGGCCACTCAACTTCTGGAACATTGCGGGGTTGTGGTCACACCTGGCTCCGGGTTTGGAGAAGCAGGGCGTGATTGGCTACGCCTTGCCTTGGTCCGTCCAGCTGACGAACTTGAAGCGGCCGTTGCACGACTCGCTCCTTGGTGGCAGCAGCAGTGCTGA
- a CDS encoding biotin--[acetyl-CoA-carboxylase] ligase has product MVAAAVLNHQLRAGGGLLHRLRRHQAEAWRLQCKPVCASTELELNHWLQAVPWRGEWPRAVLADHQTRGQGQRGRRWEAARGGVWISAALPWDASGGHADMLGLIVALALAERLEQEGLPVRIKWPNDLLIDSRKLAGMLPRLVFRGGRLRMVRIGIGLNVANPSPMGAVALRELLPPGRARRDFWAVEVLRALGRVQTLANRPEVVRRGIENRLWTHQVQDPQSGETWDIQGLASNGALQLCQGTRTASWTRWPDGTLDNLYNLVQ; this is encoded by the coding sequence TTGGTGGCAGCAGCAGTGCTGAACCATCAGCTGCGTGCCGGAGGAGGGTTACTCCATCGCCTTCGCAGACATCAAGCTGAGGCTTGGAGGCTCCAATGCAAACCAGTTTGTGCCAGCACCGAACTGGAGTTGAACCACTGGCTTCAAGCGGTGCCCTGGCGCGGAGAATGGCCTCGAGCTGTTCTGGCCGATCATCAAACCAGAGGGCAGGGGCAGCGCGGCCGGCGCTGGGAGGCAGCCCGTGGAGGGGTCTGGATCAGTGCCGCCCTTCCCTGGGATGCAAGCGGCGGCCATGCCGACATGCTCGGGCTGATCGTGGCACTGGCCTTGGCTGAACGCCTGGAGCAAGAGGGTCTCCCCGTGCGAATCAAGTGGCCAAACGATCTCCTCATCGATTCGCGCAAACTGGCTGGAATGCTTCCTCGACTGGTGTTTCGTGGAGGCCGCTTGCGCATGGTGCGCATCGGCATCGGCTTGAATGTGGCCAATCCCAGTCCCATGGGGGCGGTTGCCCTGCGCGAGCTCCTGCCGCCTGGTCGTGCACGACGCGATTTTTGGGCGGTGGAGGTGTTAAGAGCCTTGGGTCGCGTCCAGACCCTGGCAAACCGTCCAGAGGTTGTGCGCCGTGGCATCGAAAACCGCCTTTGGACCCATCAGGTTCAGGATCCTCAGAGCGGGGAGACCTGGGACATTCAAGGATTGGCCTCGAATGGAGCACTGCAACTTTGCCAAGGAACCCGGACCGCCAGCTGGACCCGCTGGCCTGATGGCACCCTTGACAATCTCTACAATCTCGTCCAATAA
- a CDS encoding M23 family metallopeptidase — MVLRWLTAPLLLTLPSAPQTPQVLPGPQAPLLPPAELRVKPPQRFDRSLESLERNQIITPQERRTLERGAVAKPIDVPRFQQACRSGALSKRECATGVAFRGRSNRATFRQTNRRLAPIAVPVSALLAGAGHGFRLESVFSVSPRPLAIAGNGDQRLLFPIIGSAITTSEFGMRQHPVIGQWLMHAGKDLAAPEGTPVIAALSGTVMSSGLAGGYGIAVELEHTSPTRRTLYGHLSEIYVKSGQKVQQGEVIGRVGSTGLSTGPHLHFELRVKQGNGWVAKDPGELDLNPIAASGTDAVSLLVGQLMNSLERNKA, encoded by the coding sequence GTGGTTCTGCGCTGGCTTACTGCTCCCTTGCTGCTGACCCTGCCCTCTGCTCCTCAGACCCCTCAAGTCCTTCCCGGACCACAAGCCCCCCTCCTTCCTCCCGCTGAGCTTCGCGTCAAGCCACCCCAACGCTTTGATCGATCGCTGGAGTCCCTCGAACGCAACCAAATCATTACGCCCCAGGAGCGGCGAACGCTGGAGAGAGGAGCCGTCGCCAAGCCCATCGATGTGCCGCGCTTTCAGCAAGCCTGTCGTAGTGGCGCTCTGTCCAAGCGTGAATGTGCCACTGGCGTCGCCTTTCGCGGGCGTTCCAATCGCGCAACCTTCAGGCAAACGAATCGGCGCCTCGCGCCCATCGCCGTGCCGGTTTCTGCGCTTCTTGCAGGAGCCGGACATGGCTTTCGCTTGGAATCCGTCTTCTCCGTTTCGCCCAGACCTCTTGCGATCGCTGGCAATGGTGATCAGCGCCTGCTCTTTCCCATCATCGGCTCTGCCATCACCACAAGTGAATTCGGAATGCGCCAGCATCCCGTGATCGGCCAATGGTTGATGCATGCAGGAAAAGACCTGGCCGCCCCAGAAGGCACTCCTGTGATTGCGGCCCTCTCAGGCACGGTGATGAGTAGCGGACTCGCCGGGGGGTACGGCATTGCTGTGGAACTGGAGCACACGTCCCCCACACGGCGCACGCTCTACGGGCACCTTTCAGAGATCTACGTGAAATCTGGGCAAAAGGTCCAACAAGGTGAGGTGATTGGAAGGGTGGGAAGCACCGGCCTCAGCACAGGACCTCATCTTCATTTCGAACTGAGAGTGAAACAAGGGAATGGCTGGGTAGCCAAAGATCCCGGCGAACTCGATCTCAACCCAATCGCAGCGTCTGGCACTGATGCTGTTTCCTTGCTCGTGGGGCAACTTATGAACAGTCTCGAAAGGAATAAAGCCTGA
- a CDS encoding response regulator transcription factor codes for MAQLSEPSDQTIRILLVDDEVRLTELLRLELDVEGYEVEVAADGATGLIRARSQPEPDLIILDWNLPDFSGVDICQRIRSSGVMTPILMLTGHDDVSDRVKALDAGVDDYLVKPFSIEELMARLRAMQRRAQGFLGSGQGRDAESTFLSVGGLTLNTQTRDVHRSGQRIQLSVKEYELLCFLMRGSGKVLERSEIMRGVWGDDFYGDDNLLDVYIRYLRQKVESKDLPDLIHTVRGVGFILRDESHSSDS; via the coding sequence ATGGCCCAGTTGTCAGAACCCTCTGATCAAACGATTCGAATTCTGCTTGTGGATGACGAAGTCCGTTTGACGGAGTTGTTGCGATTGGAGTTGGACGTTGAAGGTTATGAGGTTGAGGTCGCAGCTGATGGCGCGACCGGATTGATCAGAGCTAGAAGTCAACCCGAGCCTGATCTCATTATTCTGGATTGGAATCTTCCAGATTTTTCAGGCGTAGATATTTGCCAGCGAATTCGCAGCAGTGGAGTAATGACTCCGATCTTGATGTTGACGGGGCACGATGATGTTTCTGATCGCGTTAAAGCTCTGGATGCTGGCGTTGATGACTATTTGGTAAAACCTTTTTCAATAGAAGAATTGATGGCTCGCTTGAGAGCGATGCAGCGCAGAGCGCAAGGCTTTTTAGGATCCGGACAAGGCAGAGATGCCGAGTCCACATTCTTGTCTGTTGGAGGTTTGACGCTGAACACCCAGACAAGGGATGTGCATCGTTCTGGGCAAAGGATTCAGCTTTCGGTGAAGGAGTATGAGCTGCTTTGTTTTTTGATGCGTGGCAGTGGAAAGGTGTTGGAAAGATCTGAAATTATGAGGGGTGTTTGGGGAGATGATTTTTATGGAGATGACAATTTGCTCGACGTTTATATACGTTACTTAAGGCAAAAAGTAGAAAGCAAAGATCTTCCGGATTTGATCCACACGGTCCGAGGTGTTGGATTCATTTTAAGAGACGAAAGTCATTCCTCAGACTCTTGA